The following are encoded together in the Dickeya lacustris genome:
- a CDS encoding aminotransferase class I/II-fold pyridoxal phosphate-dependent enzyme yields MKMKKSLIRDAVNNMTPAFSFSSRSEERGMINLRDNENPFGGQQNRYPANVYPSLSHRYLHALNEIENYDGERVLHQDMVLMTRGASDGLDLIFRAFFEPVKDSVIVTPPNFRLFDELATVYAVPVERIPLLGESFNHLDLVKIKESQAKGILLCDPNNPIGSSLILDEVIEVLTTFSGLVVVDEAYVEYADRRSFRHLIHDYPQLIVVRSLSKGMALAGLRVGAVLAQPELIRAMMKVRLPFALPQPVLEQAEAALSDITQLKCQISRFIQERSRVAQKLENIPGVEKVFAHAGFITIKAPEHFSTRLINAGFDVLPNPMGLIGYIRISLAEPHVMDELVGILSQ; encoded by the coding sequence ATGAAAATGAAAAAGTCATTAATAAGAGATGCTGTAAATAACATGACACCTGCCTTCAGTTTTTCTTCTCGTTCAGAAGAGAGAGGCATGATTAACCTGCGCGATAATGAAAACCCTTTCGGTGGTCAGCAGAATCGCTATCCTGCGAACGTTTATCCTTCACTCAGTCATCGCTATCTTCATGCATTGAATGAAATAGAAAATTATGATGGCGAGCGTGTATTGCATCAGGATATGGTGCTTATGACACGCGGTGCTTCAGATGGGTTGGACTTAATATTTCGCGCCTTCTTCGAACCCGTGAAAGACAGCGTGATTGTCACGCCACCTAATTTTCGTTTATTTGACGAACTTGCCACAGTGTATGCCGTTCCGGTAGAGCGTATTCCTCTTTTAGGCGAATCATTTAATCATCTCGATCTGGTGAAGATAAAAGAGAGCCAGGCGAAAGGTATTTTGCTGTGTGATCCTAATAATCCGATTGGCAGCAGCCTGATACTCGATGAAGTCATCGAGGTGCTTACCACGTTTTCCGGGCTGGTCGTGGTTGACGAAGCTTACGTTGAGTATGCTGACCGGCGCTCATTTCGCCACCTTATTCATGATTATCCGCAGTTAATCGTGGTGCGCTCCTTATCAAAAGGTATGGCGTTGGCTGGCTTGCGTGTCGGCGCGGTGCTGGCGCAGCCTGAACTGATTCGCGCCATGATGAAAGTGCGGCTCCCTTTTGCGCTGCCGCAACCGGTGCTTGAACAGGCCGAAGCCGCATTATCCGATATTACGCAATTAAAATGCCAAATATCGCGCTTTATTCAGGAGCGGTCGCGCGTAGCTCAAAAATTAGAAAATATTCCCGGTGTTGAAAAAGTCTTTGCTCACGCTGGTTTTATCACAATTAAAGCACCGGAACATTTTTCCACGCGTCTGATCAATGCTGGATTTGATGTATTGCCCAATCCCATGGGGCTTATCGGATATATTCGTATTTCACTGGCTGAACCACATGTCATGGATGAATTAGTCGGTATCCTGAGTCAGTAA
- a CDS encoding cupin domain-containing protein, with product MNKEQQAVVNVIAREQIRAITHVDIDGEKHLLGQHRDFRRNENLAHFIPESGRLSFAWVRLRDGETLDVHQHPTKSMIIVTSGSVQLTGDSPRQLYEGDIVCVEPFQNHGFTTREGQTFHGLSIQFEGKGLYEDETQARVTFSDALNHLHQVNETLLGRHQQNALFRLFSSGRLQKDAQLRQRFVSALYVWSCYFQKMVLARQALCVTPALQEEYQRHFMEEVGHDELLRVRYQINDSVYDPILDAAGNWFVSQMYQQDEAGKLVIVHLVVESSGHVFGLATSEIFHKPEVEGDYFDVHAEADDDHRAIGQRYLQSLPAEKIQALLPLCRQAWDMMDLVHERIAAWTLQGASS from the coding sequence ATGAATAAGGAACAGCAAGCCGTTGTAAATGTTATTGCGCGTGAGCAGATTCGTGCAATTACGCATGTTGATATTGATGGCGAAAAACATTTATTGGGTCAGCATCGTGATTTTCGTCGCAATGAAAACCTGGCGCATTTTATACCGGAAAGTGGTCGGCTATCATTTGCCTGGGTACGCTTAAGAGACGGTGAAACACTGGATGTTCACCAGCACCCGACAAAGTCCATGATTATTGTGACCAGTGGTTCAGTTCAATTAACCGGTGACAGCCCTCGTCAGTTATATGAAGGGGATATTGTTTGCGTTGAGCCGTTCCAAAATCATGGCTTTACCACCCGAGAAGGGCAAACGTTTCATGGGTTGTCGATTCAATTTGAAGGTAAAGGATTATATGAAGATGAAACGCAGGCTCGCGTAACATTCAGTGATGCGTTAAATCATTTACATCAGGTTAATGAAACCCTATTGGGTCGTCATCAGCAAAATGCGCTGTTTCGGTTATTTTCATCTGGCCGGTTACAGAAAGATGCGCAATTGCGTCAACGTTTTGTTTCCGCGCTCTATGTGTGGTCATGCTATTTCCAGAAAATGGTGCTCGCGCGTCAGGCGCTGTGTGTAACCCCTGCGTTGCAGGAGGAGTATCAGCGTCATTTCATGGAAGAGGTGGGGCATGATGAGTTATTGCGGGTGCGCTATCAGATTAATGACAGTGTCTACGATCCGATTTTGGACGCCGCAGGTAACTGGTTTGTCTCCCAGATGTATCAGCAAGATGAGGCGGGCAAACTGGTGATTGTGCATCTGGTGGTTGAGTCGAGCGGCCATGTGTTTGGTCTGGCGACGTCTGAAATCTTCCATAAACCGGAAGTCGAGGGGGACTATTTTGATGTCCATGCCGAGGCTGACGACGATCATCGTGCTATCGGTCAGCGCTATTTGCAGAGTTTGCCAGCGGAAAAAATACAGGCGCTGCTGCCGTTGTGCCGCCAGGCGTGGGACATGATGGACTTGGTGCACGAGCGCATCGCCGCCTGGACGCTGCAAGGTGCTTCATCATGA
- a CDS encoding methyl-accepting chemotaxis protein — protein sequence MLKRMTVKQGLLALLVMMLVLLAVVVGIGTSAISQGNRSLQSIDKIQGKELSALSASYTATLRARMAAAQAVRLYEVGLVDKARESTGRAAQYTEISRREMARFFAYGTVTKRGEELAEHIKSAYDAYDSKGVQPLLTALRNENLDDYYTLMQDSLPALTIGVDAAINDFRDFALQVGETLLQQADTLASSRLWSMGGALAIALLLSALAWWAIRQWVLQPLDGAVQQLEIIAQGDLSSQIEEGRHNEIGRLLRAMKQMQGSLSVAVGRVRDAGGQIDVGARELASGNSHLAQRTEESAASLEQTASSMEQLASTVKLNADNADQAYLLAQQVSDIAAKGSEASEQMLEKMQMISATAARVADILTMIDGIAFQTNILALNAAVEAARAGEQGRGFAVVAGEVRNLAQRSAQSAKEIKALMQDSQTQVNEGAGIARVAGETMNDVSSAVVRVTALMREISGATREQSNGIEQVNQAVSQMDAVAQQNASLVEQSAAATRSLEEQAQELAVSMAQFRLSSQTDNVVQALLK from the coding sequence ATGCTAAAGCGTATGACGGTCAAGCAAGGGTTGTTGGCCCTGCTTGTCATGATGCTGGTGCTGCTGGCAGTGGTGGTAGGAATAGGGACGAGTGCGATTAGTCAGGGAAATCGCTCATTACAGTCGATAGACAAAATTCAGGGCAAGGAACTGAGTGCGCTGTCGGCAAGTTATACCGCGACGCTACGCGCCAGAATGGCAGCGGCACAGGCGGTGCGCCTGTACGAGGTCGGCCTGGTGGATAAAGCGCGTGAGAGTACCGGGCGAGCTGCGCAATATACCGAGATCTCTCGCCGTGAAATGGCGCGATTTTTCGCCTATGGCACGGTCACGAAACGCGGTGAGGAATTGGCGGAGCATATCAAGTCGGCCTACGACGCCTATGACAGCAAAGGCGTTCAGCCTCTGTTAACGGCGTTGCGAAATGAGAATCTCGATGATTACTACACGCTGATGCAAGACAGCTTGCCCGCGTTGACGATTGGCGTTGATGCGGCGATTAACGATTTCCGCGATTTTGCTCTGCAAGTGGGCGAAACCTTGTTGCAGCAAGCCGATACCCTGGCATCCAGCCGGTTATGGAGCATGGGCGGTGCATTGGCGATTGCGCTGCTGTTATCGGCATTAGCCTGGTGGGCTATCCGCCAATGGGTCTTGCAACCATTGGATGGCGCAGTGCAACAGCTTGAAATTATTGCACAAGGTGACTTGTCTAGCCAGATAGAAGAGGGGCGTCACAATGAAATTGGCCGTCTGCTGCGGGCAATGAAACAGATGCAGGGCTCGCTGTCCGTTGCCGTAGGGCGAGTGCGCGATGCCGGTGGGCAAATCGATGTGGGCGCCCGTGAACTGGCGTCCGGTAATAGTCATCTTGCCCAGCGTACGGAGGAGTCAGCCGCTTCTTTGGAGCAAACGGCATCGAGCATGGAGCAGTTAGCATCGACCGTGAAGCTCAATGCGGATAATGCCGACCAAGCCTATCTACTGGCGCAACAGGTATCGGATATTGCGGCTAAAGGCAGTGAAGCCTCAGAGCAGATGCTTGAGAAAATGCAGATGATCTCGGCCACCGCAGCACGGGTTGCAGACATTCTGACCATGATTGACGGCATCGCCTTTCAAACCAATATTCTGGCGCTTAATGCGGCGGTTGAGGCCGCGCGCGCTGGCGAACAGGGGCGCGGTTTTGCCGTGGTTGCCGGGGAAGTGCGTAACCTTGCCCAGCGTAGTGCGCAGTCCGCCAAAGAGATCAAGGCGTTAATGCAAGACTCGCAAACCCAGGTCAATGAAGGGGCAGGCATTGCCCGCGTCGCAGGGGAAACCATGAATGATGTCTCCTCCGCCGTGGTTCGGGTTACGGCACTGATGCGGGAAATATCGGGAGCCACCCGCGAGCAAAGTAATGGTATTGAACAGGTCAATCAGGCCGTGTCGCAGATGGATGCCGTGGCCCAGCAAAATGCCTCGCTGGTAGAACAATCGGCGGCGGCAACCCGATCGCTTGAGGAGCAGGCTCAGGAACTGGCAGTCAGTATGGCGCAATTCCGGCTGTCGTCCCAGACAGACAACGTTGTTCAGGCATTATTAAAGTAA
- the tamB gene encoding autotransporter assembly complex protein TamB: protein MSKTKAIALGLSVLFVTVLLALALLLSTATGLRILLTTATRWVPGLTIAQIEGDLTALTLHDVGYQSAGVSVQAQKLHLALQPACLWRSQVCLDELSLQRLNVRLDSRQLPPEPADTAASVEEDRRAPVAIALRHLSLTDSQIEIDGTTLALSELQSGIRWQGRALTLSPTQLNGLTITLPPTPPSAPPTGEAAVALAQQLRTLFSAPLLPAMPEFSLPLDLTIDDFRGEDWRIQGASPLRISNVQLQAQARKQSLVIAQLKVVLPQGALYAQGEMRFADDWPLSLNANATLSDEALNGERIRLTASGSLRQQLRVMMNVSGPQQAQLSLETSLAEAGLPFTLNLSSPQLRWPLTGDALYQLKQLQLTLGGRATDYALSLRTDIAGQALPPATLTLDGNGSEQQFTLRQLQLSALQGTANISGQLEWPDALHWRTEWALNGINSAQQWPQWPIRLDGALSARGSLSATHWQLDVPQLNLHGQLRQQRVALKGALRGDDSGQWSIPEVVATWGRNQLSLQGGIGEQWQLDGKVDAPALNGLLPGLAGKITGKVRLFGKREQPHMQTELKASGLRWQQLSVGQLTLNSDVQADQQVRGTLDLQVQQLIQDEWRLASVSVRAAGDENQHQLRVMVNGEPLGGQGLLRGHVDRATQRWQGELTDTRLSTPVGEWRLSPSLSLAYQAATQTLTLGAHCWRHSDAELCVPQPIEAGASGKASLALNRFNVSIMKPFLDAQTAVSGTITGNAQVSWQRGGGLPDAQLKLNGSGVSVRQTLQSGGALPVVFNTLTLDAALQRGQARLAWLAGIDGNGRMRGELDITDPQQRRGLGGTVSINGLSLALLKPMLRQNENASGIINADLRFGGSVAHPTVFGQLALTGLSAQSQALPVDLTHGNLALVFNGMSSSLQGVLGTTQGQINLAGSADWSQAQAWRARVAVNGERMRVTLPPMARLDISPDMVFDATPQQLTLNGTVTIPWARVVAHDLPASTVGVSDDEVIVDAHRPATRTGASIPIVSNLIVRVGDDVWLEAYGLRARLRGDLKVTQDIQGLGLNGQITMPEGRFKAYGQDLRVRKGQLLFAGPPTQPLLNIEAIRNPDNTADSVTVGVRITGPATTPKLEVFSEPTLSQQEALSYLLRGQGLNSTGTDSAMMTSALIGLGVAQSGQVVGKIGEAFGVSNLALDTQGVGDKSQVVVSGYVLPGLQVKYGVGLFDSLATLTLRYRLMPKLYLEAVSGVSQALDVLYQFEF, encoded by the coding sequence ATGAGCAAAACAAAAGCCATTGCGCTTGGCCTGAGCGTATTATTCGTAACGGTGCTGCTGGCGCTGGCGTTACTGCTCAGTACGGCGACGGGGCTGCGCATTTTGCTGACGACGGCGACGCGCTGGGTGCCGGGCTTAACCATTGCCCAGATAGAGGGCGACTTAACCGCGCTGACATTACATGACGTCGGTTATCAGAGCGCCGGGGTTTCGGTGCAGGCGCAAAAGCTACATCTGGCCTTGCAGCCCGCTTGCCTGTGGCGCAGCCAGGTGTGTCTGGATGAGCTATCGCTACAGCGCCTTAATGTGCGCCTGGACAGTCGCCAGTTGCCGCCCGAACCTGCCGATACAGCGGCGTCAGTCGAGGAGGACCGCCGCGCGCCGGTAGCGATAGCGCTGCGCCATCTTAGCCTGACCGACAGCCAGATAGAGATTGATGGCACCACTCTGGCCCTGAGCGAGCTGCAAAGCGGCATACGCTGGCAGGGGAGAGCATTGACGCTGTCGCCGACCCAATTGAACGGATTGACCATCACCCTGCCACCGACACCGCCCTCTGCGCCGCCAACGGGCGAGGCGGCCGTTGCGTTGGCACAGCAATTGCGCACGCTGTTTTCCGCGCCGTTGCTGCCTGCTATGCCTGAATTTTCACTGCCGCTGGATCTCACCATTGATGACTTTCGCGGCGAAGACTGGCGGATTCAGGGAGCGTCGCCGCTGCGGATATCGAACGTGCAGCTACAGGCTCAGGCGCGCAAGCAGTCACTGGTGATTGCGCAATTGAAAGTTGTGCTCCCTCAGGGCGCGCTTTATGCGCAAGGCGAAATGCGTTTTGCCGATGACTGGCCGCTCTCGTTAAATGCCAACGCCACTCTGAGCGATGAAGCCCTTAACGGTGAGCGCATACGGTTGACGGCATCAGGCAGTCTGCGCCAGCAGTTACGGGTGATGATGAATGTTTCAGGCCCGCAGCAGGCGCAACTGAGCCTTGAGACCTCTTTAGCCGAGGCCGGATTGCCATTTACTCTTAACCTCAGTAGCCCGCAGTTACGTTGGCCGCTAACCGGTGACGCGTTATATCAGCTAAAACAACTGCAACTCACGTTGGGTGGCCGGGCGACGGACTATGCGCTCTCGTTGCGTACCGATATCGCCGGGCAAGCGTTACCCCCGGCAACGCTGACGCTAGATGGCAACGGCAGCGAACAACAATTTACCCTCAGGCAACTGCAACTGTCGGCGCTGCAAGGCACGGCAAACATCAGCGGACAACTGGAGTGGCCCGATGCGTTGCACTGGCGAACGGAGTGGGCTCTCAACGGCATTAATAGTGCACAGCAATGGCCACAATGGCCGATACGGCTGGATGGCGCATTAAGCGCACGCGGCAGCCTGTCGGCCACGCACTGGCAACTGGACGTACCGCAGTTAAACCTGCATGGGCAGTTGCGGCAACAGCGCGTGGCGCTAAAAGGGGCGCTACGTGGTGATGATAGCGGCCAGTGGTCGATACCCGAGGTCGTGGCAACGTGGGGGCGCAACCAACTCTCGTTGCAGGGCGGCATTGGCGAGCAATGGCAACTGGACGGTAAGGTAGATGCTCCGGCGCTTAACGGGTTACTGCCGGGATTGGCTGGCAAAATAACCGGTAAGGTGCGGCTGTTTGGTAAACGTGAGCAGCCGCATATGCAAACTGAGTTAAAGGCCAGCGGTTTGCGCTGGCAGCAACTGAGTGTCGGGCAACTCACGCTGAATAGCGATGTACAGGCTGACCAGCAGGTGCGCGGCACGCTGGACTTGCAGGTGCAGCAACTGATACAGGATGAATGGCGACTGGCGTCGGTGAGTGTGCGGGCGGCGGGAGATGAAAATCAGCATCAGCTGCGGGTGATGGTGAACGGCGAGCCGTTGGGCGGGCAGGGATTACTGCGCGGTCATGTTGATAGAGCAACCCAACGCTGGCAGGGCGAACTGACGGATACCCGTTTGAGCACCCCGGTAGGCGAGTGGCGTCTTTCACCTTCGCTGTCTCTGGCGTATCAGGCGGCCACACAAACGCTAACGCTGGGGGCGCATTGCTGGCGTCATTCTGATGCGGAACTGTGCGTGCCGCAGCCGATAGAGGCGGGGGCCAGCGGCAAAGCCAGTCTGGCGCTTAACCGCTTTAACGTATCGATAATGAAGCCGTTTCTCGACGCGCAGACCGCCGTAAGCGGCACTATTACCGGTAATGCACAGGTAAGCTGGCAGCGCGGCGGCGGCCTGCCGGACGCCCAACTGAAGCTCAATGGCAGCGGGGTGAGTGTGCGCCAGACGCTGCAAAGCGGCGGTGCGCTGCCTGTGGTGTTCAATACGTTAACGCTAGATGCGGCGCTGCAACGCGGCCAGGCACGGCTGGCGTGGCTAGCGGGTATTGACGGGAATGGCAGAATGCGGGGCGAGCTCGACATTACCGACCCGCAGCAGCGGCGGGGGCTTGGCGGCACCGTGTCTATCAATGGGTTGTCGCTGGCGCTGTTAAAGCCGATGCTACGTCAGAATGAAAATGCCAGCGGTATTATCAATGCCGATCTGCGCTTTGGCGGCAGCGTCGCGCATCCAACGGTGTTTGGCCAGCTGGCGCTAACCGGTTTATCTGCACAAAGTCAGGCGTTACCCGTCGATTTAACCCATGGCAATCTGGCGCTGGTTTTCAATGGCATGTCCTCTTCGTTGCAGGGCGTGTTAGGCACAACGCAGGGGCAAATTAATCTGGCGGGGAGTGCCGATTGGTCGCAAGCGCAGGCGTGGCGCGCACGCGTGGCGGTAAATGGCGAACGAATGCGTGTGACTCTTCCCCCAATGGCGCGGCTTGATATATCACCGGACATGGTGTTTGACGCCACACCGCAGCAACTGACCCTTAATGGTACGGTGACGATTCCCTGGGCGCGCGTGGTCGCCCATGACCTGCCGGCCAGTACGGTCGGGGTGTCGGACGATGAGGTGATAGTGGACGCGCACCGACCCGCAACGCGCACGGGAGCGTCTATTCCGATTGTCAGCAACCTGATTGTTCGCGTCGGTGATGATGTGTGGCTGGAGGCTTATGGCCTGCGAGCCCGCCTGCGCGGAGATCTGAAGGTCACGCAGGATATTCAGGGGTTGGGCCTGAATGGGCAGATAACGATGCCGGAAGGCCGTTTTAAGGCATATGGCCAAGACTTACGGGTGCGGAAAGGCCAGTTGCTATTTGCCGGGCCGCCGACTCAGCCTCTGCTTAATATCGAAGCGATTCGTAACCCGGATAACACCGCCGACAGCGTCACAGTCGGTGTCAGAATTACCGGGCCGGCCACCACGCCAAAACTTGAAGTGTTCTCTGAACCTACCTTGTCGCAGCAAGAGGCGTTATCGTATCTGCTGCGCGGGCAGGGGTTGAACAGCACAGGCACCGATAGCGCCATGATGACCTCCGCCCTGATTGGTTTAGGGGTTGCACAAAGTGGTCAAGTTGTGGGTAAAATCGGCGAGGCCTTTGGCGTAAGCAATTTAGCTCTGGACACACAGGGGGTTGGCGATAAATCACAGGTTGTCGTCAGCGGCTACGTTCTACCGGGCCTACAGGTCAAATACGGGGTTGGCCTGTTTGATTCACTGGCAACGCTAACCTTACGTTATCGTTTAATGCCAAAACTATACCTGGAAGCGGTGTCTGGCGTTAGCCAGGCGCTCGATGTGCTCTATCAGTTTGAGTTTTAG
- a CDS encoding gamma-glutamylcyclotransferase family protein encodes MRVIVYGSLRRKQGNSHWMTNAQWLGDHQLEGYELYDLGHYPAAVAGEGEIHCEVYRISSSILAELDELKRAGSVGAYKRELIATPYGSAWIYLYQRPVTGLRRITSGDWLQRYEEP; translated from the coding sequence ATGCGAGTTATTGTCTACGGCAGTTTACGGCGCAAACAGGGAAACAGTCATTGGATGACCAATGCGCAGTGGTTAGGCGACCACCAGCTTGAGGGGTATGAGCTGTATGATTTGGGTCACTACCCTGCGGCAGTAGCAGGCGAAGGAGAGATTCACTGCGAGGTCTATCGGATCAGTTCATCTATTCTGGCGGAATTGGATGAGTTGAAACGAGCAGGCAGTGTAGGGGCTTATAAGCGTGAGCTGATTGCAACACCTTATGGCAGCGCCTGGATTTACTTGTATCAGCGGCCAGTTACGGGCTTGCGGCGCATTACCAGCGGAGACTGGTTACAGCGTTACGAAGAGCCATAA
- a CDS encoding phenylalanine--tRNA ligase subunit alpha, which produces MTSYGQPPQGSLHPLTLLCQQIADFFQARGYTPMEGPEIEAEWFNFDVLNMADDHFARAPDNTFYLTPRLQRQVDAAPQPEQSKQPDLRSGLVLRAHTSPVQARTLLTQAPPLYRFHIGRTYRPDALDATHSPVFNQLEGLAVDRNLTMDDLKRLLDELAHSLFGPGVVTRLRPYEFAYAQPAAEIDIQCHRCYGQSTTCPTCQGEGWIEWGGCGMVHHNVLANCGIDPQALRAFSFGIGVERTLMLREGLQDLQPIVNGDVAYAHTAALDLTRTEVAQRFATGRDSLTDWTMATQGWVQVSTFPFITEQELALLQPDAAQSDTPDYWQLSNPIAGLAPVLRPLLLPGLLRLWQQQRAALPAYSHGIFERARVFLPGRLSVAPTIAAGRAPSDPQLSQLYAAIPRQPFHLAALSEDGERLLAAVQAVLLARGVTVHRQRDGGVPWASSGVTTLVTDSGTVVGHVGQLAPHILAAWQLSTPLAACEITMDITLQEE; this is translated from the coding sequence ATGACATCCTATGGTCAGCCTCCGCAGGGCTCATTGCATCCGTTGACACTGCTGTGCCAACAGATCGCCGATTTTTTTCAGGCGCGCGGCTACACGCCGATGGAAGGGCCGGAAATTGAAGCCGAATGGTTCAATTTTGATGTACTTAATATGGCGGATGACCATTTTGCCCGCGCCCCGGACAATACCTTTTATCTCACGCCGCGATTGCAGCGGCAGGTTGATGCCGCGCCACAGCCCGAACAATCCAAACAGCCCGATTTACGATCGGGCCTGGTATTGCGCGCTCATACTTCACCGGTACAAGCCCGCACGTTGCTGACACAAGCGCCGCCGTTATACCGTTTTCATATTGGGCGAACCTATCGCCCTGATGCGCTGGATGCCACGCACAGCCCGGTTTTTAATCAATTGGAAGGGCTGGCGGTAGACCGCAATCTGACGATGGATGACCTGAAGCGCCTGCTGGATGAACTGGCGCATTCGCTGTTTGGGCCGGGCGTGGTGACGCGATTACGCCCTTACGAGTTCGCTTACGCACAGCCTGCGGCAGAAATCGATATTCAGTGTCACCGGTGCTATGGGCAATCCACAACGTGCCCGACTTGTCAGGGCGAGGGGTGGATTGAATGGGGTGGCTGCGGCATGGTGCATCACAATGTGCTGGCGAACTGCGGCATCGACCCGCAAGCGCTGCGCGCATTTTCATTCGGTATCGGTGTCGAGCGCACGCTGATGCTGCGAGAAGGGCTGCAAGACTTACAGCCGATTGTTAATGGCGACGTGGCTTATGCCCACACAGCGGCGCTGGATTTAACCCGCACCGAGGTGGCGCAGCGCTTTGCAACCGGGCGCGACAGCCTGACGGACTGGACGATGGCGACGCAGGGCTGGGTGCAGGTCTCGACCTTTCCTTTCATCACCGAGCAGGAGCTGGCGCTGCTGCAACCTGACGCAGCGCAGAGCGATACGCCGGATTATTGGCAACTCAGTAACCCAATTGCCGGTCTTGCCCCTGTGCTGAGGCCTTTGCTGTTACCGGGGTTATTGCGCCTCTGGCAGCAGCAACGCGCGGCATTACCGGCGTACAGCCACGGTATTTTTGAACGCGCGCGGGTGTTTTTGCCGGGCCGGTTGTCCGTTGCTCCGACGATAGCGGCGGGTCGTGCGCCATCTGACCCGCAGTTGTCACAACTGTATGCGGCCATTCCCCGGCAGCCATTTCATTTGGCGGCGCTAAGTGAGGACGGCGAGCGGTTGCTGGCAGCGGTACAGGCAGTGTTGCTTGCCCGAGGCGTTACCGTTCACCGCCAGCGCGATGGGGGCGTTCCCTGGGCGTCATCAGGAGTAACCACGCTGGTGACTGACAGCGGTACGGTAGTTGGTCATGTTGGACAGCTTGCCCCTCATATATTAGCTGCCTGGCAGCTCTCCACGCCGCTGGCAGCGTGTGAAATAACAATGGATATCACTCTTCAGGAGGAATAG
- a CDS encoding nuclear transport factor 2 family protein encodes MTPDQIAKTYLESLEKSDLRAILDLYTPDGVVFSPLYGPRKAQDFYTALFKDTGRAKINLKGVTKGSQVDGRPLITIWFKFKWTLPSGEPAHFECVDVLEMNSAGLIEKLHIIYDTVTARPAYEAEFGAGSSWRATFEEE; translated from the coding sequence ATGACACCGGATCAGATAGCTAAAACCTACCTTGAATCACTCGAAAAGAGTGACCTTCGCGCGATTCTCGACTTGTATACGCCTGATGGCGTTGTGTTTTCGCCACTGTATGGCCCAAGAAAGGCACAGGATTTTTATACCGCATTATTTAAAGATACCGGGCGGGCCAAAATTAATCTCAAAGGTGTCACGAAGGGGTCTCAGGTTGATGGTCGGCCATTGATAACCATTTGGTTTAAATTTAAATGGACGCTGCCGTCGGGCGAGCCTGCCCATTTTGAGTGTGTGGATGTGCTGGAAATGAATAGCGCAGGCTTGATAGAAAAACTGCACATTATTTATGACACGGTGACGGCGCGACCAGCTTATGAAGCCGAGTTCGGCGCAGGCAGCTCCTGGCGAGCGACATTTGAAGAGGAGTAA
- the ppa gene encoding inorganic diphosphatase: MSLNTVPAGKDLPEDVYVVIEIPANSDPIKYEVDKETGALFVDRFMSTAMFYPCNYGYINNTLSLDGDPVDVLVPTPYPLQPGSVIRCRPVGVLKMTDESGEDAKVVAVPHTKLSKEYDHIKDVNDLPELLRAQISHFFEHYKDLEKGKWVKVDGWADAAAAKAEILSSFERAKNK; this comes from the coding sequence ATGAGTTTGAATACCGTACCGGCGGGCAAAGATCTCCCGGAAGACGTTTATGTAGTGATCGAAATCCCGGCTAATTCTGATCCCATCAAATATGAAGTGGATAAAGAAACCGGCGCACTGTTTGTAGACCGTTTCATGTCTACCGCGATGTTCTATCCATGCAACTACGGCTATATCAATAACACCCTGTCACTGGATGGCGATCCGGTTGATGTGCTGGTACCGACTCCGTATCCGTTGCAGCCGGGCTCAGTGATTCGCTGCCGTCCGGTTGGCGTACTGAAAATGACTGACGAATCTGGCGAAGATGCGAAAGTTGTTGCGGTGCCGCACACCAAACTGAGCAAAGAGTACGACCATATCAAAGACGTGAACGACCTGCCGGAGCTGCTGCGCGCCCAGATTAGTCATTTCTTCGAGCACTACAAAGATCTGGAAAAAGGCAAGTGGGTAAAAGTGGATGGCTGGGCTGATGCCGCCGCTGCAAAAGCTGAAATCCTGTCTTCTTTCGAGCGCGCCAAGAATAAATAA